The proteins below are encoded in one region of Marinobacter sp. F4206:
- a CDS encoding Lpp/OprI family alanine-zipper lipoprotein → MRKLTIAGFALATAMTAGCASNQAAVDEANATANSAEQTAENALNTANSAASSARTAQQTAEEALAAAKAAQKSADEANERAKRMLERSSMK, encoded by the coding sequence ATGCGTAAACTGACGATCGCTGGGTTTGCACTTGCTACTGCCATGACCGCAGGTTGTGCTTCTAACCAAGCCGCCGTGGATGAGGCGAATGCAACTGCCAATTCTGCAGAGCAGACTGCAGAAAATGCACTGAACACCGCTAACAGTGCTGCAAGCTCTGCACGCACTGCCCAGCAGACCGCCGAAGAAGCTCTGGCCGCTGCCAAGGCTGCTCAGAAGTCTGCTGACGAGGCAAACGAGCGTGCCAAGCGTATGCTTGAGCGTTCCAGCATGAAATAA
- a CDS encoding murein L,D-transpeptidase family protein, protein MFTRYLIAVLLAGFILTPVSGTASELLARADTRMPEAEPFQADALSIDKVLVRKSERRLYLMNDEQVVKSYRISLGDNPTGHKLYEGDERTPEGEYTLDWRNAGSDFYKSIHISYPSDRDRELARAWGLNPGGSIMIHGLPNDAADMAFAYQGLDWTDGCIAVTNEEMDEIWQLVSNGTPIRIVP, encoded by the coding sequence ATGTTCACCCGCTATCTCATTGCCGTACTGCTGGCAGGGTTCATATTGACTCCGGTTTCCGGAACCGCCAGCGAGCTGTTGGCCCGGGCCGACACCCGCATGCCTGAAGCCGAACCGTTTCAGGCCGACGCTCTGAGCATCGACAAGGTTCTGGTGCGCAAGAGCGAGCGCCGACTCTACCTGATGAACGATGAACAGGTCGTGAAAAGCTACCGAATTTCCCTGGGCGACAACCCCACCGGGCACAAGCTTTACGAAGGTGACGAACGCACACCGGAAGGGGAGTACACCCTCGACTGGCGCAACGCCGGCAGCGACTTCTACAAATCCATTCACATCTCGTATCCCAGCGACCGGGACCGTGAACTTGCCCGCGCCTGGGGACTCAATCCCGGTGGCAGCATCATGATTCACGGGCTGCCCAATGACGCCGCTGATATGGCTTTTGCCTACCAGGGACTCGACTGGACCGACGGCTGTATTGCCGTGACCAACGAGGAAATGGACGAAATCTGGCAATTGGTCTCAAACGGAACGCCCATTCGAATCGTTCCCTGA
- a CDS encoding slipin family protein produces MIGELIPYLAPTVVLLLILGSAIKILPEYQRGVVFFLGRFQGVKGPGLIIVIPGIQQIVRVDLRVVVLDVPSQDVISKDNVTVRVNAVLYFRVVDPERAIIRVEDFNSATSQLAQTTLRSVLGKHDLDEMLSERDKLNSDIQEIIDAQTEEWGIKVANVEIKHVDLNESMIRAIARQAEAERERRAKVIHAEGELQASKKLVEAANVMSANSGAMQLRYLQTLADMSSTNSSTVVFPLPLDLVKTFMEKPAGKPEGGNASE; encoded by the coding sequence ATGATTGGCGAACTGATTCCCTACCTTGCACCCACGGTAGTCCTGCTGCTGATTCTCGGCTCGGCGATCAAGATTCTGCCCGAATACCAGCGCGGGGTCGTGTTTTTCCTGGGCCGTTTCCAGGGCGTGAAAGGCCCGGGCCTGATCATCGTCATCCCCGGTATCCAGCAGATCGTTCGGGTGGACCTGCGGGTCGTTGTTCTGGACGTCCCCAGCCAGGACGTGATTTCGAAAGACAACGTTACGGTCCGGGTCAACGCGGTACTCTACTTCCGGGTGGTGGACCCGGAACGGGCCATCATCCGGGTCGAGGATTTCAACTCGGCCACCAGCCAACTGGCACAGACCACACTGCGCTCGGTGCTTGGTAAGCACGATCTGGATGAGATGCTCTCGGAGCGGGACAAGCTGAATTCGGACATTCAGGAAATCATTGATGCCCAGACCGAAGAGTGGGGCATCAAGGTGGCCAACGTGGAGATCAAGCACGTGGACCTGAATGAATCGATGATACGCGCAATTGCCCGTCAGGCCGAAGCGGAGCGCGAGCGGCGGGCCAAAGTCATCCACGCCGAAGGGGAATTGCAGGCGTCGAAAAAACTGGTGGAGGCGGCCAATGTGATGTCGGCCAACTCTGGCGCCATGCAGCTTCGGTACTTGCAAACCCTGGCGGATATGAGCAGCACCAACTCGTCGACGGTGGTCTTTCCCTTGCCGCTGGATCTGGTCAAAACGTTCATGGAAAAGCCGGCGGGGAAACCCGAGGGCGGAAACGCCAGCGAGTAA
- a CDS encoding DHA2 family efflux MFS transporter permease subunit: protein MSDNTVEGLRARYGERWRWLAVATVMLGTMATVLSATVVNVALHDIMLEFGIRQGQVHWLATGFIAAMTTTMLASSWLLDHFGVRKTLAGAMFMFTVISIAGGFAVSPDQLIAARVGQGAMAGLMQPMGMYLVFRIFPREKRGQAMGIYGMGVILAPALGPVLGGFLVDQLSWRYVMFAPAPVTLIGVFMAWRFLPLPPSRPAPYRFDLPGLVLLGTTLALSLDTLNRLQELSGQESRVVIGGLLAVLALGLFVMRERRTRHPLVNVALLRKPVFLFANLGAMALGLALFGSTYLVPLFVQTALNFTATEAGLLMLPAGVVLGLTFPLAGRLADKQSARKLVIFGITLFACSAALFALSDLSLGFGWLALWTILGRIGIGFMLPALSTGALNPLAPEELGAGSSTINFTRQLGGAFGVNMVALTIEFGEHSGGMPTIAAFHSAWWLVAAFVAVAAIPVWKMRA, encoded by the coding sequence TTGAGCGACAACACTGTCGAGGGCCTGAGGGCCCGTTACGGGGAACGCTGGCGCTGGCTGGCCGTGGCCACGGTGATGCTTGGCACCATGGCCACGGTGCTCAGTGCCACGGTGGTGAACGTCGCCCTGCACGACATCATGCTGGAGTTCGGTATCCGGCAGGGCCAGGTGCACTGGCTGGCGACGGGGTTCATCGCTGCCATGACCACCACCATGCTGGCGTCGTCCTGGCTGCTGGATCATTTCGGGGTGCGCAAGACCCTGGCCGGTGCCATGTTCATGTTCACCGTGATCTCCATTGCCGGTGGCTTTGCAGTGTCTCCGGACCAGCTGATTGCCGCCCGGGTCGGCCAGGGCGCCATGGCCGGATTGATGCAGCCGATGGGGATGTATCTGGTGTTCCGGATCTTTCCCCGTGAGAAACGGGGTCAGGCCATGGGTATCTATGGCATGGGTGTCATTCTCGCCCCAGCCTTGGGCCCGGTGCTCGGCGGATTTCTCGTCGACCAGTTGAGCTGGCGCTACGTCATGTTTGCACCGGCACCGGTCACCCTGATCGGCGTCTTCATGGCCTGGCGTTTCCTGCCCCTGCCGCCATCGCGGCCTGCACCCTATCGCTTCGACCTGCCCGGTCTGGTGCTGCTGGGCACAACCCTGGCGTTGTCGCTGGACACCTTGAACCGGTTGCAGGAGCTTTCGGGTCAGGAATCCCGGGTGGTCATCGGTGGCCTGCTGGCCGTGTTGGCGCTTGGCCTGTTCGTGATGCGCGAGCGCCGCACCCGGCACCCGCTGGTGAACGTGGCGTTGCTGCGCAAGCCGGTGTTCCTGTTCGCCAATCTTGGGGCCATGGCGCTGGGTTTGGCCTTGTTCGGGTCGACCTACCTGGTGCCCTTGTTCGTCCAGACCGCTCTCAACTTTACCGCCACCGAAGCGGGTCTGCTGATGTTGCCGGCCGGTGTGGTGCTCGGGCTGACCTTTCCACTGGCCGGGCGGCTGGCGGACAAACAGAGTGCCCGCAAGCTGGTGATCTTCGGTATCACCCTGTTCGCCTGTTCCGCAGCGTTATTTGCGCTCTCGGATCTGTCACTGGGGTTCGGCTGGCTGGCGCTGTGGACGATTCTCGGTCGCATTGGTATCGGGTTCATGCTGCCGGCGCTGTCCACCGGTGCCCTGAATCCCCTGGCTCCCGAGGAGCTCGGAGCCGGCTCCAGCACCATCAATTTTACCCGCCAGCTTGGCGGTGCCTTCGGCGTTAACATGGTTGCCCTGACGATCGAATTCGGGGAACACAGTGGCGGCATGCCCACGATTGCAGCGTTTCATTCCGCCTGGTGGCTGGTCGCCGCGTTTGTCGCGGTGGCGGCCATTCCGGTCTGGAAAATGCGGGCCTAG
- a CDS encoding L,D-transpeptidase family protein produces the protein MSFRLVSFFLLAAVMVTSPLWAAEDSKTGQDAKAQASGSEVEGTPDRTPRVPTFPLKGDLAGELDVFTTRYEDTFAAIGNRIAMGHLELVKANPGVDPWLPGEGTTITLPRQYVMPDARREGIVINLAEYRLYYFTDNGVQVYPVGVGTEENPSPLTDAKVTMPLESPAWYPPASIRAEYERSGDFLPRMIPPGPSNPLGTHALLLSEKGYLIHGTNKKFGVGMAVSHGCFRMYNEDISRFVYQVEKGTPVQVVRDPVKIGLSGGEVWLEVHRPDDDYPQEDREKLWQQVFAEVEAFQKKHPGVEMQRRAIEIAVDQADGIPTMIGERITRMAADETVEDKTPETGGEQEQKLYF, from the coding sequence ATGTCGTTCAGACTTGTAAGCTTTTTTCTGCTGGCCGCTGTGATGGTCACGTCGCCTTTGTGGGCCGCGGAGGACAGCAAAACCGGCCAGGATGCCAAGGCTCAGGCCAGTGGTTCCGAAGTCGAAGGGACACCGGATCGCACACCGCGGGTGCCCACGTTCCCGTTAAAGGGCGATCTGGCCGGCGAGCTGGATGTGTTCACGACCCGTTACGAGGACACCTTTGCCGCCATTGGTAACCGGATTGCCATGGGCCATCTGGAACTGGTCAAGGCCAACCCCGGTGTCGATCCCTGGTTGCCCGGTGAGGGCACCACGATTACCTTGCCCCGACAGTATGTGATGCCGGACGCCCGGCGTGAGGGTATCGTGATCAATCTGGCCGAGTACCGTCTGTACTACTTCACCGACAATGGCGTGCAGGTATACCCGGTTGGTGTGGGAACCGAGGAAAATCCGTCGCCACTGACCGATGCCAAGGTCACCATGCCGCTGGAGTCACCGGCCTGGTACCCACCGGCGAGCATTCGCGCCGAGTATGAGCGCAGCGGTGATTTTCTGCCCCGGATGATTCCGCCCGGTCCGTCCAACCCCCTGGGCACCCACGCCCTGCTGTTGAGCGAGAAGGGCTACCTGATTCACGGCACCAACAAGAAGTTCGGTGTCGGTATGGCCGTCAGCCACGGTTGCTTCCGCATGTATAACGAGGACATCTCCCGTTTTGTCTATCAGGTGGAGAAGGGCACTCCGGTTCAGGTTGTCCGGGATCCAGTGAAAATCGGGCTGTCTGGGGGCGAAGTATGGCTGGAAGTGCATCGCCCGGATGATGACTATCCGCAAGAAGACCGGGAGAAGCTGTGGCAGCAGGTGTTCGCGGAGGTCGAGGCCTTCCAGAAAAAGCACCCGGGCGTCGAGATGCAGCGCCGTGCCATTGAAATTGCGGTGGATCAGGCGGATGGCATTCCTACCATGATCGGCGAGCGGATTACCCGCATGGCCGCAGACGAAACCGTTGAGGATAAAACACCGGAAACGGGCGGTGAGCAGGAACAGAAACTCTACTTCTGA
- a CDS encoding nodulation protein NfeD codes for MQADQPANSVRAHRIRVWGGVFLAGVLLALGSLAHQVLAQPKPSDTALVLTIEGAIGPATMDYVTRGIRRAESEGAGLVVLEMDTPGGLMDSMRDIIKVILASDVPVVTYVSPHGARAASAGTYILYASHIAAMAPATNLGSATPVQMGGLPGSEPEQAPPDSEDAGDEPDAGDQGGDGKRRGNTAMERKVLEDAVSYIRGLADRHGRNADWAEEAVREAVNLGAKEALEKNVIDVVAPNLGDLLRQIDGRTVRMAGADKTLKTAPLELVRSQPDWRTRLLSVITDPNVAYFLMIIGFYGIIFELANPGAVVPGVIGAISLILALFAFQVLSVNYAGLALILLGLAFIVGEAFMPSFGILGVGGIVAFVTGSVILMDGSHRDISLPTIGGTAIVAAGFILWTVTRFIGLRRKGPVSGSEQMAHEEGPALDDFIEEHDHFRGHVRLNGERWNAVCAQPVSEGDQVRVTAMEGLTVTVEVTSQNS; via the coding sequence ATGCAGGCAGACCAACCCGCGAACTCAGTCCGCGCCCACCGGATCAGGGTCTGGGGGGGTGTTTTTCTGGCCGGAGTCCTGCTGGCGCTGGGGTCTTTGGCCCACCAGGTTCTGGCTCAGCCGAAACCGTCGGATACTGCGCTGGTGCTGACGATTGAAGGCGCAATCGGCCCTGCCACCATGGACTACGTCACCCGGGGCATCCGGAGGGCGGAGTCGGAGGGTGCCGGTCTGGTGGTGCTGGAGATGGATACCCCCGGCGGCCTGATGGACTCGATGCGGGACATCATCAAGGTGATCCTTGCCTCCGATGTACCGGTAGTAACCTACGTCTCGCCCCACGGTGCGCGCGCCGCCAGTGCGGGCACCTATATCCTTTACGCCAGTCATATTGCCGCCATGGCCCCGGCTACCAACCTGGGGTCGGCAACCCCGGTCCAGATGGGCGGGCTGCCCGGATCTGAGCCGGAACAGGCGCCACCGGACAGTGAGGACGCGGGGGATGAGCCCGACGCTGGCGATCAGGGTGGTGACGGGAAGCGTCGTGGCAATACCGCCATGGAGCGGAAAGTCCTGGAGGATGCAGTCAGCTACATCCGGGGTCTGGCGGACCGCCATGGTCGCAACGCCGACTGGGCCGAGGAGGCGGTGCGCGAAGCTGTGAATCTTGGTGCCAAGGAAGCCCTTGAGAAAAACGTGATCGATGTGGTCGCGCCCAATCTTGGCGACCTGCTCCGCCAGATTGATGGCCGCACCGTACGCATGGCGGGCGCAGACAAGACCCTGAAAACGGCGCCATTGGAGCTGGTTCGCTCCCAACCGGACTGGCGCACCCGGCTGCTTTCCGTCATCACCGACCCCAACGTGGCCTATTTCCTGATGATCATTGGGTTCTACGGCATCATCTTCGAGTTGGCCAATCCGGGGGCGGTGGTTCCTGGCGTTATCGGTGCCATCAGTCTGATTCTTGCCCTGTTTGCCTTCCAGGTGCTGTCCGTCAATTACGCCGGGCTGGCTCTCATCCTGCTCGGCCTGGCGTTTATCGTCGGGGAGGCGTTCATGCCCAGTTTCGGCATCCTGGGTGTGGGAGGGATCGTGGCGTTTGTCACCGGCTCGGTGATCCTGATGGACGGTAGTCATCGTGACATCTCCCTGCCGACCATTGGCGGAACCGCCATCGTTGCCGCGGGATTCATTCTGTGGACGGTCACCCGATTTATTGGTCTCAGGCGTAAAGGGCCGGTCAGTGGTAGCGAACAGATGGCCCACGAAGAGGGGCCTGCGCTGGACGATTTTATCGAGGAGCACGACCATTTCCGGGGCCATGTGCGCCTCAATGGTGAGCGTTGGAACGCCGTCTGTGCGCAACCGGTCAGCGAAGGTGATCAGGTGCGCGTGACGGCGATGGAAGGATTGACGGTAACCGTCGAGGTCACTAGCCAGAACAGCTGA
- a CDS encoding MarR family transcriptional regulator — protein MRDQFPFAVARVTRRWRKMLDERLKDLGVTQARWSTMVYLDKGGEGLTQRELASLMAIENPTLVRLLDSLEQQGLIERRPCPNDRRARRLHLTSAGRAFMDDLSERAEKLREQMLEGISDDDIECTVRVFHKILENAEKQK, from the coding sequence ATGAGAGATCAGTTCCCCTTTGCGGTGGCCCGCGTTACCCGTCGCTGGAGAAAAATGCTCGACGAGCGCCTGAAGGATCTGGGCGTAACCCAGGCCCGTTGGAGCACCATGGTGTATCTGGACAAGGGCGGTGAAGGATTGACCCAGCGGGAGCTCGCCAGCTTGATGGCGATTGAAAATCCGACCCTGGTCCGGCTGCTGGACAGCCTGGAGCAACAGGGGCTGATTGAACGCCGGCCCTGCCCCAACGATCGCCGGGCCCGCCGACTGCACCTGACCAGTGCTGGCCGCGCCTTCATGGACGACTTGTCGGAGCGGGCGGAGAAGCTGCGGGAGCAGATGCTGGAGGGCATCAGCGATGACGATATCGAATGCACCGTCCGGGTATTCCACAAGATCCTGGAAAACGCCGAAAAGCAGAAGTAA
- a CDS encoding MFS transporter: MTRMVASLSALILSIVLLVSGNAFLMTLLGIRLSIEAISPDIIGWILVCYSIGFVLGTLYVHKVIGRVGHIRAFAVFAAVSAVAALLYPMAVSELFWAVLRVISGFSIAGVLVVIESWFSSRATNANRGALFAVYQIVFYLSAAGGQLIVNVGDPANFMPFSLAAILLTLALLPLLLTKMEAPVIEQVHRISIFTLGRESFTGVAGALICGVMIGGFYALGPVYATLVGLDVARTSTFMASAIVAAMVMAWPLGRLCDHFDRRRVMFWIALMAAGSAGAVAVLGATNPWLLTLFVGLFTGLSATLYPVAVAITNDRMESSRLVAASATLLLSYGVGSVIGPIAMAELINLLGPAGLFFGNAGFLMVLALITSYRISHTVDIPVQEQEHYVPAMPETSPVMAELDPRNSEFHESPEVEEMVFEDQRQAG, translated from the coding sequence ATGACCCGTATGGTTGCTTCCCTGTCTGCCTTGATCCTGAGCATCGTGCTGCTGGTCAGCGGCAATGCGTTCCTGATGACCTTGCTGGGTATCCGCCTGAGTATCGAGGCGATATCACCGGATATCATCGGCTGGATTCTGGTGTGCTACTCCATCGGGTTTGTCCTGGGTACCCTGTACGTTCACAAAGTCATTGGCCGGGTTGGCCATATCCGTGCCTTTGCGGTGTTTGCTGCGGTGTCGGCGGTTGCAGCCCTGCTGTATCCCATGGCCGTGTCCGAACTGTTCTGGGCCGTGCTCCGCGTCATTTCCGGCTTCAGCATCGCCGGCGTCCTGGTGGTGATCGAAAGCTGGTTCTCCAGTCGGGCCACCAATGCCAATCGCGGCGCCCTGTTCGCGGTCTACCAGATCGTATTCTACCTGTCGGCCGCGGGCGGCCAGCTGATCGTCAATGTCGGCGATCCGGCCAACTTCATGCCGTTTTCTCTGGCGGCCATTCTGCTGACCCTGGCTTTGTTGCCCCTGTTGCTGACCAAGATGGAAGCACCCGTTATTGAGCAGGTGCACCGAATCTCGATTTTCACCCTGGGCCGGGAATCCTTCACCGGAGTCGCCGGTGCCCTGATCTGTGGCGTGATGATTGGTGGTTTTTACGCCCTGGGTCCGGTGTACGCGACCCTGGTGGGACTGGATGTGGCCAGAACCTCGACCTTCATGGCCAGTGCCATCGTCGCTGCGATGGTCATGGCATGGCCGCTGGGGCGCCTGTGTGACCACTTTGACCGGCGCCGGGTGATGTTCTGGATTGCGCTGATGGCCGCGGGCTCCGCGGGTGCCGTGGCCGTCCTCGGGGCAACCAATCCCTGGCTGCTGACCCTGTTCGTGGGCCTGTTCACCGGCCTGTCCGCCACCCTGTATCCGGTGGCGGTGGCGATCACCAATGACCGTATGGAAAGCAGCCGGCTTGTGGCTGCCAGCGCTACCCTGCTGCTTAGCTACGGTGTTGGCAGCGTGATTGGCCCGATTGCCATGGCCGAACTGATCAACCTGCTGGGCCCGGCGGGTCTGTTCTTCGGTAACGCCGGTTTCCTGATGGTGCTGGCCCTGATCACCAGCTATCGAATCAGCCATACCGTCGACATTCCGGTCCAGGAGCAGGAGCACTATGTGCCCGCAATGCCGGAAACCTCGCCGGTCATGGCCGAACTGGATCCGCGCAACTCGGAGTTTCATGAGTCTCCGGAGGTTGAGGAGATGGTGTTCGAGGACCAGCGTCAGGCTGGCTGA
- a CDS encoding SDR family oxidoreductase has translation MSRTILITGASSGLGEGMAREFAARGYQLALCARRTERLEALRAELQRQIPAVRVSIRALDVDNHEQVFEVFRAFQEEFGTLDRIIVNAGIGKGQALGTGNFEANRQTAETNFVSALAQMEAAMAIFREQNHGHLVTVSSVSAVRGMPSSITTYAATKVGLAALSEGLRVELAKAKSPIRVTTLYPGYIRTAINESVKNAPFRVDAETGCKAMVKAIESGKNECYVPRWPWTPIGFLLRRLPVSVLAKMF, from the coding sequence ATGAGTCGCACCATTCTGATTACCGGTGCCAGTTCCGGTCTGGGTGAAGGCATGGCCCGGGAATTTGCCGCCCGGGGCTACCAGCTCGCCCTGTGCGCGCGGCGCACCGAAAGGCTGGAAGCCCTGAGAGCGGAGCTCCAGCGACAGATCCCCGCCGTTCGTGTCAGTATCCGGGCATTGGACGTCGACAATCACGAGCAGGTGTTCGAGGTGTTCCGCGCTTTCCAGGAGGAGTTCGGCACGCTGGACCGGATTATCGTCAACGCCGGTATCGGCAAGGGGCAGGCACTGGGTACCGGTAACTTCGAGGCCAACCGGCAGACCGCCGAAACCAACTTTGTCTCCGCGTTGGCGCAGATGGAAGCGGCCATGGCGATCTTTCGCGAGCAGAATCATGGTCACCTGGTCACTGTATCGTCCGTGTCAGCCGTGCGCGGCATGCCCTCCAGTATCACCACCTACGCGGCGACCAAGGTAGGCCTTGCGGCACTTTCGGAGGGCTTGCGTGTCGAACTGGCAAAGGCGAAATCTCCGATTCGTGTGACTACACTGTATCCAGGGTACATTCGCACCGCCATTAACGAGAGCGTGAAGAACGCACCCTTCCGTGTGGATGCCGAGACCGGCTGCAAGGCGATGGTGAAAGCCATTGAGTCCGGCAAAAACGAGTGTTACGTGCCGCGCTGGCCCTGGACTCCGATTGGATTCCTGCTACGGCGTTTGCCGGTGTCGGTACTGGCCAAAATGTTCTGA
- a CDS encoding YafY family protein — protein MKKTDWPIRWDLLLRYRLIETIALWEGRLTTNHICYSFGIGRQQASKDINTYLRELAPGNLVYDRHLKGYVPSKVFRPVVTRGQVSEYLDLLARQQNLSSTFESLNINLPESTVVQGPNRVISPETMRAVVLATRHGRQLRASYVSLSRPEAVESILEPHTLVCTGNSWHLRAWCESNREFRDFALSRFHRPPEALRQRAKHGRQQDSDWNREVTMVLTPDRRLTEAQQRIIAQDYGMDHGRLEIETRAALAPYMLSRLGITLDNQHPDPLVQQLELANPDQLGFGSKRERALKAVAGLC, from the coding sequence ATGAAAAAAACGGACTGGCCCATCCGCTGGGATTTGCTGCTTCGCTATCGACTGATCGAAACCATTGCCCTGTGGGAAGGTCGCCTGACCACCAACCACATCTGTTACAGCTTTGGCATCGGTCGACAGCAGGCGTCCAAGGACATCAACACCTATCTGCGGGAACTGGCGCCGGGCAACCTGGTGTACGATCGCCACCTCAAGGGCTATGTTCCGTCGAAAGTCTTTCGTCCGGTGGTGACTCGCGGGCAGGTCAGCGAATACCTGGATCTGCTGGCGCGCCAGCAGAATCTGAGCAGCACTTTCGAGTCACTCAACATCAACCTGCCCGAGAGTACTGTGGTGCAGGGACCCAACCGGGTCATTTCGCCGGAAACCATGCGGGCCGTGGTGCTTGCCACCCGTCATGGACGCCAGCTGCGGGCCAGCTACGTATCCCTGAGCCGGCCGGAAGCGGTAGAGAGCATTCTCGAGCCCCACACTCTGGTTTGCACCGGCAACAGCTGGCATCTGAGGGCCTGGTGCGAGTCCAACCGGGAATTCCGGGATTTCGCCCTTAGCCGTTTCCACCGGCCGCCGGAGGCACTGCGCCAGCGGGCCAAGCACGGCCGGCAACAGGACAGCGACTGGAACCGGGAAGTGACCATGGTGCTGACTCCCGACCGGCGTCTTACCGAGGCCCAGCAACGGATCATTGCCCAGGATTACGGCATGGACCATGGCCGGCTCGAGATAGAGACCCGGGCCGCCCTGGCGCCATATATGCTGTCCCGTCTCGGCATCACCCTCGACAACCAGCACCCGGACCCGCTCGTTCAGCAGCTGGAATTGGCCAACCCGGACCAGCTCGGTTTTGGCAGCAAACGGGAACGGGCACTGAAAGCCGTGGCCGGGCTCTGCTAG
- a CDS encoding TMEM165/GDT1 family protein, translated as MEAFLASTAAVAIAEIGDKTQLLSLFLVVRYGQRLPIILGIFVATVLNHALSAWLGAWIAGFIPEAWLPWILAVSFVAIAAWLLIPDKDDSEDSRFLGMGAFLATTVMFFLAEIGDKTQIATVVLAARFTETLWVILGTTVGMLIANIPVIMAGRWLMERLPLATARIGASILFVVLAIVTVTATFMNS; from the coding sequence ATGGAAGCCTTTCTTGCCTCGACTGCGGCGGTCGCCATTGCTGAAATTGGTGACAAGACCCAGTTACTGTCTCTGTTCCTCGTTGTCCGCTACGGTCAACGTCTGCCGATCATTCTCGGCATTTTCGTTGCGACCGTCCTCAATCATGCCCTGTCGGCCTGGCTTGGCGCGTGGATTGCCGGATTTATTCCCGAGGCCTGGTTGCCCTGGATTCTGGCGGTGAGCTTTGTCGCCATTGCCGCCTGGCTTCTGATACCGGACAAGGACGACAGCGAAGACTCCCGATTTCTGGGCATGGGGGCCTTCCTGGCCACCACCGTCATGTTTTTCCTCGCCGAGATCGGTGACAAGACTCAGATAGCCACGGTAGTCCTGGCGGCGCGATTCACCGAGACCCTCTGGGTTATCCTGGGGACGACGGTGGGGATGTTGATTGCCAACATACCGGTTATCATGGCAGGGCGCTGGCTGATGGAGAGGCTTCCCCTGGCCACGGCGAGGATCGGCGCGAGCATCCTGTTTGTGGTGCTGGCCATTGTGACCGTGACAGCCACCTTCATGAACTCCTGA